Genomic segment of Deinococcus sp. LM3:
CCGGCCGTGTGGCTCGACAGCACCATGGACGGCAGCCCGGTCGGCGTGTACGCCCCCGGCAGTCCCGTGCACGGGGACGTGCTGCGCCTCACGGCCGAGGTGGCACGCGTCCTGGGCCTGAATATCACGGTGACCGCATGACCCGCCGGCGCCCCAACCGCCCCGCCGGACTGGACGGTCTGCTCCAGGGCGCGTCCGCCCTCGCGGACGTCCCGACCGTCACGCTCCCCACCGCGCAACTCCGGCCCGCTGCGTTCCAGCCGCGTCAGCACTTCGACCCGGACACCCTGACGGAACTCGCGGACAGCATCCGCAAGCAGGGCGTCCTGCAACCCCTGCTCGTGCGGCCCAGCGGCGCGGAGTTCGAGATCATCGCCGGCGAGCGCCGCTGGCGGGCCGCGCAGCAGGCCGGCCTCACCCACGTGCCCGTGTACGTCCGCGACCTCACCGACGAGCAGGCCACCCGCGCCGCCCTGCTGGAGAACCTGCACCGCGAGGACCTCAACCAGTACGAGGAAGCCGCCGCCACCCTGCGCCTCGTCGCCCTGACCCTCGGCGTGGACGAGGACACTGCCCGCGCCCGCATGTACGCCGCGGCGCGCGGCACGAACACCGAGGACCGCGAAGCCCTTGAGGACCTGTTCGCCGCCGCGAGTCTCGGCAGCTGGCAATCGTTCACGACGAACAAACTCCGCATCCTCAAGTACCCGGACGCCATCGTGCAGGCCATGCGCGGCGGCCTCCATTACAGCATCGCGGCCGTCATCGCCAGCGCCCCCGAAGCGAACCAGGCCGAACTGCTCGCCCTCGCCCTCGGCGGCGCCGGGTACCGCGAAGTCAAGGCCCGCCGCGCCGAACTCGAAGCGCGCCCCACGCCCCTGCGGGTGGACCCCGCGCGGGTCACGCAGGTCGGCAAACGCATCGGCAGCGTCAAATGGCTCGGCACCCTCGACGACCGCGCCCAGAAAGACCTGCAGGCGTGGCTCAACCGCATGCCCGACAGTGTCCGCAGGGCCATGAACCTCCCGGACTGACGTCAGTGCGCCAGCAGGGGCCTCACCTCACCGGGTTCTCCTCACGGTTCAGGGTCAGGTTCACCAGCGACCTG
This window contains:
- a CDS encoding ParB/RepB/Spo0J family partition protein: MTRRRPNRPAGLDGLLQGASALADVPTVTLPTAQLRPAAFQPRQHFDPDTLTELADSIRKQGVLQPLLVRPSGAEFEIIAGERRWRAAQQAGLTHVPVYVRDLTDEQATRAALLENLHREDLNQYEEAAATLRLVALTLGVDEDTARARMYAAARGTNTEDREALEDLFAAASLGSWQSFTTNKLRILKYPDAIVQAMRGGLHYSIAAVIASAPEANQAELLALALGGAGYREVKARRAELEARPTPLRVDPARVTQVGKRIGSVKWLGTLDDRAQKDLQAWLNRMPDSVRRAMNLPD